The following nucleotide sequence is from Zea mays cultivar B73 chromosome 1, Zm-B73-REFERENCE-NAM-5.0, whole genome shotgun sequence.
catttatgtacctttgatcatatctctttcatgtgctatgactaatgtggttttcaagtatatttcatgctaagtcatagattgaaagggaaacggagtcttcggcgaagacaaggcttccactccactccatcgaattattcatccttcgccgtcactccgcatcgctctccaatttggtataaccttcactcatatattgtttgccaaagggggagagataaagTAATTAAGGGCTtagatttcactcacaagtatccgtttttggcgattcatgccaaagggggagaaagtattagcccaatgcaaaaggaccgcaccaccacgccaatttcaaaaaaaattcgaaacaagtttaagttctttaaatgtttttcaattggtatctttgaaaattctatctcaattggtaaaaccttcttgaacactaagaggagaatttcattgagggggagttttgttaagtcaaaggaaaagcatttgaaacaggggggaaaatttcaaatcttgaaaatgcttctcaaaatcttattcatatacctttgactatttgcaaaaggcttTGAaaaaatttccaaaacatttgcaaaaacaaaacaagtggtgcaagcgtggtccaaaatattaaaataaagaaagcaatccatgcatatcttataaaatgtatattggtttaattccaagcaacctttgcacttaccttatacaaaccagttcaattttgcacttatatatttgctttggtttgtgttggcatcaatcaccaaaaaggggaagattgaaagggaaatagggtcaaaccttttcctaaatgattttggtagttgaattgcccaacacaaataattggactaactagtttgctatagattataagttctacaggtgccaaaggttcaacacaaactaataaaaagtccaagaaagggttcaaataaaaagagcaaaaccaaccgaaggctgccctggtctagcgcaccggactgtccggtgtgccaccggacagtgtccggtgcaccagggagatcgactccaaacttgccagcttcgggaatttggggtgccactccgctataattcaccggactgtccagtgtagcaccggactgtccggtgtgccaagcggagcaacggctaacagcgccaatggtcgtctgcaaaagtgaacaatgCATGAATAGTGCACGGACAACGCGCGTAGAGTcaaagcaggcgccagaaggcgcaccggacagtgaacagtgactgtccggtgcaccaccgaactgtccggtggccccacttgtcagagcttcaacgatcgaaccctaacggttgggtgacgtggctggcgcatcggacagtgtccggtggcgcaccgaactgtccggtgcgcccttcgatagcaaccttccccaacggccactttggtggttggggctataaataccccccaaccaccacacttcaaggcatccaagttttcagccaacacattcaatacaagagctagtgcattcaatacaagacacaattagagtgaatcaaaatctctccaagtcccaattccactcaaagcaatagtgactagaagagagagttttgatgtgttcctttgagctcttatgcttggatcgcttttcttcttccccatttcttgttcccaagacatttgtaatcaaagcaagagacaccaattgtgtggtggtccttatggggactaagtgtcccaattgattgagaagagaagctcactcggtctaagtgaccgtttgagagagggaaagggttgaaagagacccggtctttgtgatcacctcaacggggagtaggtttgcaagaactgaacctcggtaaaacaaatcactgtgtcgtccaccttatttgcttgtgatttgttttcgccatcTCTTTAGGACTCcattttatttctaacactaaccccagcttgtagtggtgcttaaagtttataaatttcatatttgcctattcacccctctctaggcgactttcaagtaccttacaaaagcaaagttattacatccgccttcaagcggggcCCTAGCCTTATGTCTACACGTATGACCTACTCGACATCAGTAGGGTCATGCTGGTAGCACGCGGCCACCATCTCTGCGACATCTTGTACGACCTCCCAGGCGGCGTCTTCAGCAGCCAGGCCAGTGGTCACCATTGGAGGCAGCAccgaagccatcaaagccaaagaggtgGAGGCGCGAAAGATGGAGCCGCGTCTCAGCTCGCATTCCGccttcacaaggctggtgaacatccttccctccgaatgctggaggaagaagcgggaaggaGCGTCGCCCCCACAGACATCCTACAGAGGTAGGCGATGATGGCCGCCTGAAGGATGAAGCAGGGCGTGAAGTGCTGAGGTTGGAGgccgagctcctccagcagcagcacgaaGAAAGACGGGATCGACAGCGCCAACCTGCAGGAGAGGTTGGAGACGAAAAGCACGAACTCCCTGGCGGCAAGGTCGCCGTGAGGAGAGGCGCCGACACGGATCCTTCCAGCGAACGCCGGTGCACCCCATCCaagcaggttgcgcaccaagtCGAGTGCCACCTCGGACTGGAAGCACTCGGGAAGGTCTAGCAAGGCCATGGCGACTATGACGACAGAAGAACGCGGAGAACTCGAGGGCGAAAGGGCGCTGCGAGTGATGAGAATGGCTACCACGCTCGAGGGAGTCCCTTTTTAAAGAAAGATTCCCCCACTGACGCCCTGAGATGCCGCAGAAGATCTCGCCTGACACGTGCCAGGGTGACCCAGCCTCTGGCGCGGGGCCCCGGggtccacgagtcatactccttgggcttcggcctccgtgtgcggagaaggcgaaccaccgcgtgaagagcacgccaccgcctgcggtagtgcgcctcttcacctCCGCCGAAACTAGTAGCGGAccagtctctgacacgggggcctgggcccacgagtcatactccttgggcgtcggcctccgtgtgcggagaaggcgaaccgccgcgtgaGGAGCACGCCACCGCCTGCGGTAGTGCACCTCTTCACCTCCGCTGAAACCAACAACCCAGTCActgcacgggggcccgggcccatgaGTCATCCTCCATGGGTGCCGGTTCCTGGGCGCAGAGAAGTCGAACCGTAGAAGACAAAGAAggtgaattttcaaaaccaatgcagcggtatcgaggcaccccgcgcgtggcccagcaaaaccatcaagtgcggaggccacgggtcagtcagccacggggaCATGCGTGATAGTTGGCATGGCCGAAGGCGGACCAGTAGTAATTACGTCAGCAAGCACACGGAAGCAGCGTGCCAACTGCCAATCAAGCTTtggtcccacctgcaggctcgtttcCTCCCCTGAGGCAGGCTTGGGGGCCACTGTAGGTAccatgaatcaggggtaccccttactacagtatggggGCACGATGTCCatgcggctatctttagtcgtgCGGTAAAAagcgcccgaccccaccacgtgggcagCTCCGGGGTCACCACGTGACCAGAGGAGGcaatatactccaaggtatcaacaatgggtccggacccccacgggAAAGTGCCAGACCCCTGGATACACAGACCGGACCTACGGGCGAGGTTCAAGACCTCCACAGGTACAAACCAAACCCCTGGGACAGGTCCGGTACCCCTCGAGggggggtccgggccactcacaatAAGATCTCGAGATTCCAaggcaaagaatacccaggccttaatcaagctaggcgggggtccggtgctgacacgtgtccggaccataccacgTGCGCTCTCACTCCCCGCTCAGACGgaggcccgatgctgccacgtggcctactgcccgtgacgtaagccagcgggcggagccagacgtaaggcctctaggcggCGTGGCCTCTGTATTTAATGCGGGTGAGGCGCGCCACCTGTCGACTCCATTGGCGGGCGATGtaccgcctcagcattaaatgagccctgtccaccctgctggcaggtgatgtgccaccTTAGCAttaaatgagccctgtccactccgctgacgggcaGCGACCAGGCCGTCCTGCAGGCATGCTGCGAcatacactatgctcatcatcactcgtgcgttgccagggaagcttccgctgcacgccaatACTACAAAGACCGCGGATATCAAGGTTACAAGACAGAGACACttagactctcagactcacaagttcatacaagctttcatcgcttagcagacaggcaaaacgcttaggcccctcctcatcttaggatttagggcgggtgcattccgccacccggccggagatttcctctccgacacatTCCATCCTCCCCGCACAACCCATTCTCATGGGCTGTCATTTCCCACGTACagcccacgtctagctaaaatttaAAAAACATAAATGACCTGACCTCAAAGGGATTCGAACCCACAACCTCTCAGTCAAATGCAAgtagtagctaccactacaccacatgtgtgtttatgtctacatctatgacagaacaaacatctactacatctctctccaagcctaccctactacccttgcacaatgcgtagtagtagataagtatcaccgagattcttgaattatatttttggatggaaggagtagtatttaaagaagagccttgcatgcaattttttGTTTCAGTAATGTTtttaacttaaattccttttttacaTGCGTGGCATTTATTCTctataatatttttccatggatatgacttatgagtcattttcataaacccgaggatgaatccatgttttttgcttggaaaccccgaacaaacaccactagcaggaggcgCTCACGTTGGCGtcactcatcgacgacgagaagaagcttgacgactgctagttcgacctctggaagcagtcctacgtggccgcatgagCCGCTGTCTATGACAAGCTCCGACGCAGTCGCCGCTTGGACTCGGTAAAGAGCGGCTGCACCACattgtccatcgtcaagcaggggaCCTTATGGTCGTTGCCAACGTCAGTGACTCTCAGGTTGTTCTGCGCACCACATCCAACGACGGCGCCATCAtgtcgtccagctcatcgtccatctgaagcccaacctgccatgtaagtcgctactgaccgaccataaattcttgtgcgctcggacgacggtcgttgctgacgttgtgtgagtgtcctcgaacatgatgtatgtagaggagtagcgcatccggtggtgcaacggtcaGGTGTACTATCTTGCTGAAGAGCCCGAGGTGCACTTCgtctggcagcccagccaagagtcatcgataCTCgacatgtcgcgcgcgttcgacgacaacTATATTAtggactgtggcgtcatctcggcgtcggaggtgacacagaggaggaccgacaacaatgatcaGTTCGTCATCCTCCCCACCGTCGGGTAGCTTTTTGTGCTAGTCTGTCTTTAATTCTCTTCACAAACACACACAATTGCTTTTTTTGTTTGAGCAAgcgcgtatggtggtacgtgacTGATGACTGACGATGCACGAGGGAACTTATTTCGGTAGCCGTGgggcgtgctctccaatgatgagaccataaaAATCGTGGCGTATATCGAAGtcggcatgatactgatggttgcaatgtagtggtgaaacaactagattaaaacaataaaatttatgtatgaccaCGATTagaaatggattatgaaacattttctaatggcagtataacacacattttgtatataagttattgttGTATTATATAtactcgttgcaacgcacgggcactcacataGTACTAACGAACAAGGATAAACTACTCGTGAAATAGTCGAATAAAGACAGATAACAGAAATATACACAAATATACCCTCGGATTTTTGTCGCGTGTTGGGTGGAGCGAGCAGATGCAAGACGGCGAGGGGCCCATGGGCCATGTCCGGCCGGCAGCAGGCCGCGGGGAGAGGACGATCGAGAGAGGTCACGAACCGGGCCGCGAAGGGCGCAGGAACGCAGGGGGGTCACATGACCGTCACGGGCGCTTGCCCGCGGGGGGGCGCGAATGAGGCAGCGAGACGGGGGAGTGACGTGAAGCCACGGCGCGCGCCCATGCGGACGCGGCATGCGCGCCGGGGTCCTTCTGCCTCCTGTCGCGGGGAACGTGCATGACGACCCCTGTTCCCGCTGCGCGTGCCGTGTCCTTTTCCGCGCCTCCGGACTCAGGCGGTGGCCCCCACTGGCACCGCCACCTCTGAGCTCTGTCCCGCGCGCGACCCGCCTCATCACTCGTCTCGGTATCCCTGCTGCCCAATAGCAATGGCAAAGAGGGGACGCAGCCGGCAGCCTGCCGCTCGCCGCCGACGCGACCCCACAACACAACGCGGCGCCCCCGCGCGCGCGCACTTTCCCGCACCCAAGGGCATCCAAGGCAGAAATGGCGGGAAACATGACCGGCCGGCCGGACGAAATCATGCAATGCGGTAgggcctactactactactactcgcTCGGTACAGACTACAGACACAGTGTCCTGCACGACGTAGCGAGCCtgtgcccagcccagcccagcccagcccgtcGCAATGCACTGTGGTCCGTTCTGTAGCCGCGTACAGCACCGTAACGTACGCAGCCTGTCCGTCGTGATCGCGAATCCGCGTACAGCCCGCGCAAGCAAACTCACTTCCAACCTCCAAACGATGAGCTGCCACGCTCCCTGCTTTTACGATGGACCACGCCACAGCCGCGAGTTTTCCGTTGCACGGGCCAGTGAAGattaatgccagtgttttttttaCTGGTGGGCAGCCGGCAGCGGCGACCCACCTACCCACCCACCACCACAACCGTCCACCGTGTCCTGCTGCCTTCACTTCACTTCACGGAGTGAAGTGGGTGCGGCGACGCGGCGGTAAATGACGCTCTTCACGCCGTGCGACAGGACGAAAAGGGCCATCTTTACTTTACCCCACAGTGTGCTGTGCATCAGCTGTCCGTGTTCACTTCACTCAGGATAGTCTCCCTTTGACCTTTGTCATCGTCCAAAAACCATAGTATATGAACAAGGGGGTGATTTGTAAATATCGAAACGAAGGGGGGGTCTCCAGTGAACATTCCTCGTCCGTTTTTGTTAAAGCCTTAATAAAGGCAGGTGCAGCTCCCGGGGAAGAAGCCAAGGGGGAAGCGAAACCGAAAGAGAGGCAGAGCTTGGCAATGGAGCTCCCGTGGGGAatgctgctgccgctgctgctggtCCTCTCCGTCTCGTCCCCGTCCTCGTCGTCGGCTGCTGCCACGCTCGCCGTCACCGCTCCGCCCCCACTGCCTGTTCCTCCTCCTCGTCATGCTCAAGACGCCGAAGGTAACACTGCTGGCTGCTGTGCTTGCCTCTCATTGATTTCACCATCACCGCGCTGTTTTTTTTCTGTGCCAATCTTCCATCCACTATCCCATTCCTGGTGCTCGGGGTCATTTCGTCTGGATTCTTTTTAGATCTGCATGCTGTTCTGTCAAGCGCAGCGCAGTGCGTTTAGAGTAGTAGTCCATGCTTGATCGATCTCCGTGGAGGAAAACGAAGAAACAGCGGCCTCATTTTTATTACCCCTACAGATGTCTGTCATCCGTGCAGGACAGTGAATCTGGTCTAGTGCTATTCTTTTCATCACTCTGTTACTTTTCACCGTCCATAATCAGTTCACATTTGCGGTTTCCTGTCCAAGAACGCTGTTGATTATCTTGTTCCAGCAATGTCCCGTCAAATGCGCTGTAATAGAATAGTATACGCGTCGGACAGACATCAAAAGCTCAGATTTTTGCTGACGCACCCGTGGTGGTGGCACACGCGCAGGCATGCTCATCAACGGCAACTTCGAGACGGCGCCGCGGAGGCTGAACAAGACCCTCATCGTGGGGCGCCACTCGCTGCCGGGGTGGACGGTGCAGGGGCACGTGGAGTACGTCTCGGGCGGTCCCCAGCCCGGGGGCATGTTCTTCGCGGTGCCGCACGGCGTGCACGCGCTGCGCCTCGGCAGCCGCGCGTCGGCGTCGCAGAACGTGACGGTGCGGCCGGGGGCGCTGTACGCGCTCACGTTCGCGGCGACGCGGACGTGCGCGCAGGACGAGGCCCTGCGCGTGGCGGTGGCGCCGTCGCTCTCGGCGCCCGCCGACGTCGCCGTGCGCACGCTCTACAGCGGCGCGTCCGCCGACACCTGGGCCTGGGGCTTCCGCGCCTCCTCCCCCGTCGCGCAGGTCACGTTCGCCAACCCCGGCGTGCAGGAGGACCCCGCGTGCGGCCCGCTGCTGGACGCCGTCGCCATCAAGGAGCTGCCCGCGCCGTACCCGACCAAAGGTATCACTGATGGATTCACTACCTTTACCTTTCTCTTTCGGTTCGGGGGGCCTGCAGAACCTAAATGACGAATCTCTCTGGCCGCATGCAGACAACCTGATCAAGAACGACGGCTTCGAGATCGGTCCCCAGGTGCTCAGGAACTCGACGGTCGGCGTGCTGCTGCCCCCCAAGCAGAAGGACGCGACGTCGCCGCTGCCCGGCTGGATCATCGAGTCGCTCAAGGCGGTGCGGTTCATCGACGCGGCTCACTTCTCTGTCCCCGCGGGGCAGTATGcggtggagctggtggccgggcgGGAGAGCGCCATCGCGCAGGTCATCCGCACCGTTCCCAACCGCGCCTACAACCTGTCGTTCGCCGTCGGCGACGCCCGGAACGGCTGCCACGGCTCCATGCTGGTGGAGGCGTTCGCGGGCAACGTCACGCAGAAGGTGCCGTTCGATTCCGCCGGGAAAGGCGGGTTCAAGACGGCGGCGTTCAGGTTCGTGGCCGGCGGCGTCCGCACCCGCCTCACCTTCTACAGCTCCTACTACCACACCAAGGTCACCGACGGCGTCTCGCTCTGCGGCCCCGTGCTGGACCAGGTCAAGGTTGTGCCTGTCAAGGCGTAGTGAAATGAATCGTGAGAGCGCCGAGTGACGGTCTGCTCTGCTCGTCGTCTGTAGCTGTGCTCGTCGTGATTTGGCGTGGTGGGTTGTGAAAGTGTGGTCGAATTCTGGACCCTTCGGAATCTGATCGTGGTGTGCTGTGCGGTGCGATGTGCTGTAGCGAAATTTGGTTGCTATCTCTTGTTCACTCCACGTTTGGAATTTGCGTTTTCAATCCGGTATTGAAGGTATAATAATTAACTGCTAGTACGGTGACTGAAACCTAACTAGTCTTTAAGATGTTAAAATTTATACGAAACATATATACAAAATGATAAATAATATGTAACTAGGTGATTGTCTTTAtgttgcaacggaaccgtataataacacgatgacttatatacatatgtgtgttatattgttataggTATGTGCCTTTGCGATGGAAGTAAAAGATTTGTATAAAACATTGATACGGATATTTCTAAAAATTTAATTTAAAATTTTTAATTACAGACAAATGTATCGACAACCATACACTAATCAGctaatcctttttagcgatatCGATAAGTCTCTATTGTGTGTTTGCAGGAATGGCATATCGGTATGAATTGTCTTTATAAATTAACAGATCAATCACAAGGTTCCTTCGAAGAATCTTTGCATCGTACAgacaaagacataagagaacaaaacaTATTATCTTGTAGAACGAGGTAGCTGAAATGTATGTTTTGAACATAAAACGAACGTACTATACTCACCCCAACAAATTTCATTCGTCTGTCATTCCCCCACATTGTCATAGCTTGTAAAACCAGGTAGCTGGTATTAAACCTATATAATAATGTTTGGCCAACTATGTTTTATACAATGATTATCATAGAAAAAATTTAAACTGCTGAGAAGGTGGTACGAAGAAAATACCCTCttaagtcaattggaacaccagtctgaaattgtatgttcccacttaaagaTATCCTCCGTCCATCCAGAACGTTTCTTGTTGTAAGCAATTTTATATTTCTTTGAGGTCATGATAATCGCTTCCGCGAACCTCTTGTATGACATGTGTTTACACCAATCTTGAGTTGGTGTAAAGTCGATAAAAGTCACATGCTTTTTAACATGATCTATTACGAAAAGGGCGTGACATCCGTTGAATttccatggcataagaacctgCAAAATATCTGTTATTAGGATTGCAAAGAACTGTcctttataaatacattcgaaatgaacgcatacttacatatctacaacacatgatataataattcattaatggccaacaatcgagtgttttggctaactcttctgttgtaggatcctgatggtactttggaAGTTTACCAAAACCAACCATTCTCTAGACAATAAATATATATGTCCACATGAGGATTAGATGTAGATACTATATAATAATACATTAATGATTGAAAACAAACTTACCCAGAAACGCATGTCCATATAATGCTTTCTATTATTTATGATTTCTCCTTTCGGCCTATGTGACTCTTTATTGTCAAGCAGCCGAACAACCATGTCAAAACATCTTAGAACCATATCTTGATTTATCGTTAATATGTTTTGCAGGTCTTTGACACatatttctatcttaaaaggaTTGAAACTTCGCACCCATGTCATCCTGTATTTTAGCATGACGAAAGTCTATATCAAGAATCTAAGTAGTTGGTATACATAAACTAGATAAATCAATGAACATTTACTCTAGTGTCGTATCGTCTTCTATTGTCATGATATAATCACATAAAACATCTATTGAATCGGCTTTGGTCACTGGCATGTCCTTTGTGGAAAGACCAACCATTAAAAAGTCATTGGTGCACCCATCAGTAGAGACTTTTACAAGAGCACTTTTATCCCAATCATCAACAAACCACATTTGCAAGTCTGCTTGAGTAATAGGGCCTTTCTCATCTTCATACACTACTTCGCTATCATCAAGCACGTGGAGTAGTTTCCTCTTTTTAGAAT
It contains:
- the LOC100277106 gene encoding uncharacterized protein LOC100277106 precursor; this translates as MELPWGMLLPLLLVLSVSSPSSSSAAATLAVTAPPPLPVPPPRHAQDAEGMLINGNFETAPRRLNKTLIVGRHSLPGWTVQGHVEYVSGGPQPGGMFFAVPHGVHALRLGSRASASQNVTVRPGALYALTFAATRTCAQDEALRVAVAPSLSAPADVAVRTLYSGASADTWAWGFRASSPVAQVTFANPGVQEDPACGPLLDAVAIKELPAPYPTKDNLIKNDGFEIGPQVLRNSTVGVLLPPKQKDATSPLPGWIIESLKAVRFIDAAHFSVPAGQYAVELVAGRESAIAQVIRTVPNRAYNLSFAVGDARNGCHGSMLVEAFAGNVTQKVPFDSAGKGGFKTAAFRFVAGGVRTRLTFYSSYYHTKVTDGVSLCGPVLDQVKVVPVKA